In Anaerolineales bacterium, the following proteins share a genomic window:
- a CDS encoding glycoside hydrolase family 13 protein: MTVPEWVRDAVFYQVFPDRFANGDPANDPPNVRPWNEKPSAWGFHGGDLQGLIDRFDYLLDLGVNAIYLNPIFLSASNHRYDTIDYFQIDPKLGDLSVFRALIEKAHQLHVRIVLDGVFNHCGRGFFAFDDVLSNQEHSPYQDWFHIQRFPLNAYNPHKKINYLAWWGHRNLPKFNTGNPGVREYLFSVARYWIEQGADGWRLDVPTEIDDDSFWEAFRSQVKQINPDAFLLGEVWEVNPRFVGERHFDGLMNYPVRDALLDFVARRILSPSEFAKRIEAVLQAYPQAHNFAQYVLLGSHDTERLRTLCFDDDRVVQQAFLFQMGFPGAPAIYYGDEIGMTGGKDPDCRGAFPTDEAAWNHALRDYVRNLIHLRHRLPVLRQGDYATFLADDSSGVYAYVRSLQGESALILLNISDEARSVQLAVDSIGWEIGREVYDAISKGNHQVSGEGLRLSLPPRGGALLYVPT; this comes from the coding sequence ATGACGGTCCCTGAATGGGTAAGAGATGCGGTCTTCTATCAGGTATTTCCGGATCGTTTCGCCAACGGTGATCCCGCCAACGATCCGCCCAACGTTCGCCCGTGGAACGAGAAACCGAGTGCATGGGGATTTCACGGCGGCGATCTGCAAGGACTGATCGATCGCTTCGACTACTTGCTCGATCTGGGCGTGAACGCGATCTATCTCAATCCGATCTTCCTCTCGGCTTCCAACCATCGCTACGATACGATAGATTATTTCCAAATCGACCCCAAGCTGGGAGATCTGAGCGTCTTTCGTGCCTTGATCGAGAAGGCGCATCAGTTGCACGTGAGGATCGTTCTGGACGGCGTATTCAACCACTGCGGTCGTGGCTTTTTCGCTTTCGATGATGTGCTTTCGAATCAGGAACACTCACCGTACCAGGATTGGTTCCACATCCAGCGTTTTCCACTCAATGCTTACAATCCGCATAAAAAAATCAACTACCTGGCCTGGTGGGGCCATCGCAATTTGCCCAAATTCAACACCGGCAACCCCGGTGTGCGCGAGTATCTGTTCTCTGTGGCGCGATACTGGATCGAGCAGGGCGCCGATGGCTGGCGATTGGATGTGCCCACCGAAATCGACGACGATTCTTTCTGGGAAGCCTTTCGCTCGCAGGTCAAACAGATTAACCCCGACGCATTTCTGCTGGGCGAAGTCTGGGAGGTGAATCCCCGCTTCGTGGGAGAGCGTCACTTCGATGGATTGATGAATTATCCGGTCCGGGATGCACTGCTGGATTTCGTGGCGAGGAGGATTCTGTCCCCGTCCGAATTCGCCAAACGGATCGAGGCTGTCCTGCAGGCCTATCCGCAAGCACACAACTTTGCCCAATACGTACTGCTCGGCAGCCACGACACCGAACGCCTGCGGACCTTATGTTTTGACGACGATCGGGTCGTGCAGCAGGCGTTTCTGTTCCAGATGGGTTTTCCCGGTGCTCCGGCAATTTATTACGGCGACGAGATCGGCATGACCGGAGGAAAGGACCCGGATTGCCGGGGTGCATTTCCTACGGACGAAGCAGCATGGAACCATGCGCTGCGGGATTACGTCAGAAATTTGATCCATCTGCGGCATCGCTTGCCCGTATTGCGGCAAGGCGATTACGCAACTTTTCTGGCCGATGACTCGAGTGGGGTGTACGCATACGTGCGATCGCTGCAAGGTGAATCGGCCCTTATCCTGCTCAACATCAGCGACGAAGCGCGCAGCGTTCAGCTTGCCGTCGATTCGATCGGCTGGGAAATTGGACGCGAAGTTTACGATGCCATCAGCAAAGGAAATCACCAGGTGTCCGGCGAAGGGCTGCGGCTGAGTCTACCCCCGAGAGGCGGCGCGCTGCTCTACGTTCCAACGTAG
- a CDS encoding extracellular solute-binding protein → MQRNVSVRSLVIVLILVSLAAACQSNPGSSTDQGGVSAPATVSSTIASASQTPRESTPSGSLHGEVRIWLSWNSDELRGLHRVIDRFLEQNPATDFSIVYFPEDELKPALESLEDASLGPSIVFAPSSWGPWMWSQGWVVDVAGRVDEELDSNVHPLAWSQVSYENARIGLPLELQGVVLYRNRELAGTAPESVQGWVNTALQLKEEGKVGIALDLGFDFTASQIDACDGSLFTESGEVTIDTPQGRCWLELLAFIRQASRVTTNTDEDVNLFETGQAGWVIDGTWNARRYEDAIGIQNLLVDLWPLYQATDRHLAGFVWTENSYLMQGLSDLDAEASWAFMRFLLTPEAQGMLSQVANADHLSVLTGLESSDILQREVTAALFQGVPRPLLMDLDVYRSPLESAVDVVAVQGADPDLAIDVALSKLELLGSGGGVDE, encoded by the coding sequence ATGCAGCGAAATGTAAGCGTACGCAGTCTCGTAATCGTGTTGATACTTGTGAGTTTGGCAGCAGCGTGCCAAAGTAATCCGGGTTCCTCCACGGACCAGGGCGGCGTCTCGGCCCCGGCGACGGTTTCCTCCACAATTGCCTCTGCTTCGCAGACTCCACGGGAATCGACGCCGAGTGGGTCCTTGCATGGTGAAGTCCGCATTTGGCTGAGTTGGAACAGCGATGAATTACGCGGCCTGCATCGGGTCATCGATCGCTTCTTGGAGCAGAACCCCGCGACGGATTTTTCCATCGTCTACTTTCCCGAAGACGAACTCAAACCGGCGCTCGAATCGCTCGAAGACGCAAGTCTTGGCCCGTCCATCGTCTTCGCGCCATCATCGTGGGGTCCGTGGATGTGGTCGCAAGGTTGGGTCGTCGACGTTGCCGGTCGCGTCGATGAGGAACTGGATTCCAACGTGCATCCTCTTGCCTGGAGTCAGGTGTCCTATGAGAACGCCCGAATCGGTTTGCCATTGGAACTCCAGGGTGTGGTCTTGTACCGCAACCGCGAATTGGCTGGAACGGCACCGGAGAGTGTACAGGGTTGGGTGAACACGGCGCTGCAGCTCAAGGAAGAAGGCAAGGTAGGAATTGCTTTGGATCTCGGCTTCGATTTCACCGCTTCACAGATCGATGCCTGTGATGGATCGTTGTTCACCGAGTCGGGGGAAGTCACGATCGACACCCCGCAAGGCCGCTGCTGGCTTGAATTACTCGCTTTCATCCGACAGGCCAGCCGGGTGACGACCAACACAGATGAAGATGTGAACCTCTTCGAGACGGGCCAGGCGGGCTGGGTCATCGATGGGACGTGGAACGCGCGTCGGTATGAAGATGCGATTGGAATTCAGAATCTGTTAGTGGACCTCTGGCCGTTGTATCAGGCAACGGATCGACATCTGGCGGGATTCGTGTGGACGGAAAATTCCTACTTGATGCAGGGTCTCTCCGATCTCGATGCGGAGGCCTCCTGGGCTTTCATGCGCTTTCTCTTAACGCCGGAAGCGCAGGGGATGCTCAGTCAGGTGGCCAACGCGGATCATCTTTCGGTTCTCACAGGTTTGGAATCTTCCGATATCCTGCAGCGTGAAGTCACCGCCGCTCTCTTTCAGGGTGTTCCCCGGCCGCTGCTCATGGATCTGGATGTTTATCGGTCGCCGTTGGAAAGTGCGGTGGACGTAGTGGCCGTACAGGGGGCGGATCCCGACCTGGCGATCGACGTGGCTTTGAGCAAACTCGAGCTGTTGGGATCGGGCGGCGGCGTCGATGAATAG